A window of the Xenopus laevis strain J_2021 chromosome 9_10L, Xenopus_laevis_v10.1, whole genome shotgun sequence genome harbors these coding sequences:
- the LOC108701816 gene encoding E3 ubiquitin/ISG15 ligase TRIM25, whose protein sequence is MASAVLQEELSCSICRELYTEPVTLRCGHSFCLTCINKSWDSQGLREEEYSCPECRDTSLMRPAVKRNMRLCNIVKCFHPNRTKKQFTGIICTYCISSLVPAVKSCLLCEASLCDTHLEVHNKSEEHVLSKPTTSFENKKCSLHKKLLEYYCSEDGACICMSCCISKEHQGHQVEPINDACKKRVQKLHNLLSKLVPEQEMTDTKIKELKQHKDHKSVAEQATGIFRDIREQQTALENIILNAIPKQEEKVTLAFSDQMRKLELRKDELSRKIGHIEELCNTDDPIKVLKESQRDELNSAEERRDDSLADDMDHILISQSLLTALIDIVMDVKGKTEFCVQKASDLLLDAKVAALANTKHTSGSTSKKLKEQSTPAKEQHQNAGSPKSVESKTVLRVRTNTHNIHSDTVLPWQHFQQVSAIALDEGTAATNVKLKYKNSFITWSEIQLREETPERFESGQVLSSTSFSSGLHHWDVETSESGYWRVGVAYACIERKGHTFCIGENKESWCLSMLCGNYSALHEGKEKDLSRLDIKGNIFRITVDYEAGLLSFSQLKDKMRTIHTFSARFTEPLHAAFWVSSGAWVRISSL, encoded by the coding sequence ATGGCGTCTGCGGTTCTTCAAGAGGAACTAAGCTGCTCCATATGCCGTGAGTTGTATACAGAACCAGTGACACTAAGATGTGGTCACAGCTTCTGCCTTACCTGTATCAACAAGTCCTGGGACAGTCAGGGGTTGAGAGAAGAGGAATACTCTTGCCCTGAATGTAGAGACACCTCCTTGATGAGACCAGCAGTAAAAAGGAACATGAGACTTTGTAACATAGTAAAATGTTTCCATCCTAACCggacaaaaaaacagtttactgGAATCATTTGCACTTACTGCATTAGCTCTCTGGTACCTGCAGTtaaatcctgtctcctgtgtgaggcttctctgtgtgaTACTCATCTGGAGGTGCACAACAAGTCAGAGGAACATGTCTTAAGCAAACCCACCACttcctttgaaaacaaaaaatgttctttgcacAAGAAGCTTCTGGAGTATTATTGCTCTGAGGACGGTGCTTGTATTTGTATGTCCTGCTGTATATCCAAAGAGCACCAAGGGCATCAAGTGGAGCCCATAAATGATGCTTGTAAGAAGAGAGTACAAAAACTACATAACTTGCTCAGCAAATTGGTTCCAGAGCAAGAGATGACTGATACAAAAATAAAGGAGCTGAAACAGCATAAAGATCATAAAAGTGTAGCAGAACAAGCTACTGGTATttttagagacatcagggaacagcaGACAGCCTTGGAAAATATAATCCTAAATGCGATCCCCAAACAGGAGGAGAAGGTGACCCTTGCATTCTCAGACCAAATGAGAAAGCTGGAATTGAGGAAAGATGAGCTGTCCAGGAAGATTGGCCACATTGAGGAGCTATGCAACACAGATGATCCAATAAAGGTCTTAAAGGAATCACAGAGAGATGAGTTAAATTCAGCAGAGGAGAGAAGAGATGACTCTCTAGCAGATGATATGGATCACATTCTGATATCACAGTCTTTACTCACTGCATTAATTGACATTGTGATGGATGTCAAAGGAAAGACTGAATTCTGTGTGCAAAAGGCTTCAGACTTACTACTTGATGCAAAAGTTGCTGCCTTGGCTAATACAAAGCACACATCTGGTTCAACAAGCAAGAAACTCAAAGAGCAATCTACCCCTGCTAAGGAGCAGCACCAGAATGCAGGATCACCAAAATCTGTAGAAAGTAAAACAGTTCTCCGTGTTAGAACAAATACTCATAATATCCATTCAGATACAGTGTTGCCATGGCAACACTTTCAGCAAGTTTCGGCCATAGCCCTCGATGAAGGCACAGCTGCTACTAATGTGAAGctcaaatataaaaacagttttatCACTTGGTCAGAAATACAACTGCGAGAAGAAACGCCAGAAAGATTTGAGTCCGGTCAGGTTTTAAGCTCCACAAGTTTTTCGTCAGGTCTTCATCACTGGGATGTGGAGACCAGCGAGTCAGGATACTGGAGAGTCGGGGTGGCCTATGCCTGTATAGAGAGGAAAGGACACACATTCTGCATTGGAGAAAATAAAGAATCATGGTGTTTGAGTATGTTGTGTGGAAACTATTCTGCTTTACATGAAGGTAAAGAGAAAGACTTGTCACGGCtggatattaagggaaatattttcagaataacAGTAGACTATGAGGCCGGCCTGCTGTCCTTCTCTCAACTGAAGGACAAGATGAGAACCATACACACCTTCTCTGCCCGATTCACTGAGcctcttcatgctgcattctgggtatcGTCTGGTGCTTGGGTGAGAATCAGTTCTTTGTAG